One Etheostoma spectabile isolate EspeVRDwgs_2016 chromosome 12, UIUC_Espe_1.0, whole genome shotgun sequence genomic window carries:
- the LOC116699366 gene encoding tumor necrosis factor receptor superfamily member 14-like — protein sequence MLRKHLRVAPLLILVLSVLGGHTLTCRRSEYLNGDQCCPKCSAGSRVEQHCTEFRNTSCLDCDEGTFMNRPTGFTACFPCKLCDSGSGLKLKSCTATGLVCEPLEGFYCTYAVEGNCLVAQKHRRCQQGQYIRQKGTAVRDTECSELPFVEM from the exons ATGTTAAGAAAACATTTGAGAGTTGCCCCATTGCTG ATACTTGTGCTGAGTGTCCTCGGAGGACATACCCTCACATGTCGTAGATCCGAGTATCTGAACGGGGATCAGTGCTGTCCTAAGTGTTCTGCTG GAAGTCGAGTTGAACAACATTGCACAGAGTTCAGAAATACTTCCTGTCTGGATTGCGATGAGGGAACATTCATGAATCGTCCCACAGGGTTTACAGCATGTTTTCCCTGTAAACTCTGTGATTCAG GTTCTGGTTTGAAGCTGAAGTCATGTACGGCTACAGGTCTAGTTTGTGAACCTCTGGAGGGATTCTACTGTACGTACGCTGTAGAGGGAAACTGTCTGGtagcacagaaacacagacgCTGTCAACAAGGACAATATATCCGCCAAAAAG GAACAGCTGTCAGGGACACTGAGTGCTCTGAATTACCCTTTGTTGAAATGTAG
- the gadd45aa gene encoding growth arrest and DNA-damage-inducible, alpha, a isoform X1 produces MYNMTFEELSGDYSQERMDSVAKALEEVLTSALPQGCITVGVYEAAKSLNVDPDNVVLCILATDDEDVKDVALQIHFTLIQAFCCENDINILRVNNTRRLAEILEGGGKQSGGEPMDLHCVLVTSPHSTSWKDPALSKVNRFCRESRCMDQWVPIINLPER; encoded by the exons ATGTACAACATGACATTTGAGGAACTAAGTGGGGATTACTCTCAAGAAAG AATGGATTCGGTGGCGAAAGCTTTGGAAGAAGTCCTCACCTCTGCATTACCACAGGGCTGCATTACAGTCGGAGTCTACGAGGCTGCCAAATCACTCAATGT GGACCCTGATAATGTGGTTTTGTGCATCCTCGCCACTGATGATGAAGATGTGAAAGATGTGGCACTGCAGATCCACTTTACCCTAATTCAGGCTTTCTGCTGTGAGAATGACATCAACATCCTGAGAGTCAACAACACCCGGCGCCTGGCAGAAATactggagggaggaggaaaacAGAGTGGGGGCGAACCTATGGACCTCCACTGTGTCCTGGTCACT AGCCCACACTCTACATCATGGAAGGACCCTGCTTTGAGCAAAGTGAACCGATTCTGCAGAGAGAGCCGCTGTATGGACCAGTGGGTACCCATCATCAACCTGCCCGAGCGATGA
- the gadd45aa gene encoding growth arrest and DNA-damage-inducible, alpha, a isoform X2, with protein sequence MDSVAKALEEVLTSALPQGCITVGVYEAAKSLNVDPDNVVLCILATDDEDVKDVALQIHFTLIQAFCCENDINILRVNNTRRLAEILEGGGKQSGGEPMDLHCVLVTSPHSTSWKDPALSKVNRFCRESRCMDQWVPIINLPER encoded by the exons ATGGATTCGGTGGCGAAAGCTTTGGAAGAAGTCCTCACCTCTGCATTACCACAGGGCTGCATTACAGTCGGAGTCTACGAGGCTGCCAAATCACTCAATGT GGACCCTGATAATGTGGTTTTGTGCATCCTCGCCACTGATGATGAAGATGTGAAAGATGTGGCACTGCAGATCCACTTTACCCTAATTCAGGCTTTCTGCTGTGAGAATGACATCAACATCCTGAGAGTCAACAACACCCGGCGCCTGGCAGAAATactggagggaggaggaaaacAGAGTGGGGGCGAACCTATGGACCTCCACTGTGTCCTGGTCACT AGCCCACACTCTACATCATGGAAGGACCCTGCTTTGAGCAAAGTGAACCGATTCTGCAGAGAGAGCCGCTGTATGGACCAGTGGGTACCCATCATCAACCTGCCCGAGCGATGA